One segment of Saprospiraceae bacterium DNA contains the following:
- a CDS encoding SDR family NAD(P)-dependent oxidoreductase yields MTTKDSLILVTGGTGFLGSYLVRLLVKKGYRVRALRRASSPMDLVQEAASEVEWFEADVTDIVALEDAYQGVTHIMHCAAISSFHPRDAERLQKTNVDGTTNIVNLALDFGIQKLIHVSSIAAFGRSKTRPRLDETSKWVQSKGNSRYAISKYLSEQEVWRAHAEGLPVAIVNPAVILGSGFWEAGSPRFFSQIDKGLKFWPVGRGGFVDVRDVAQFMLLLLESDISGERYILNAHNASFRELFEMIANALGTKPPPIKVTPLLAEVAWRVEWLKEKLLGAEPVVTKESARSSVSSFYYDNAKSRSVFGFQYRPLEQTVQEVAAQFLEAKKEGMKAKVLAL; encoded by the coding sequence ATGACAACAAAGGACTCCCTCATTCTGGTCACGGGCGGCACTGGATTCCTTGGCTCCTATCTCGTGCGGCTGTTGGTGAAAAAAGGCTACCGCGTTCGCGCCCTGCGCCGGGCCTCCAGCCCGATGGACTTGGTACAGGAAGCTGCTTCCGAGGTGGAATGGTTCGAGGCCGATGTCACCGACATCGTGGCATTGGAAGACGCCTATCAGGGTGTCACCCATATCATGCACTGCGCGGCCATCAGCTCCTTCCACCCCCGCGACGCGGAGCGCCTCCAAAAGACCAATGTGGACGGCACGACGAACATCGTCAATCTCGCCTTGGATTTTGGCATCCAAAAATTGATTCACGTCAGCAGCATCGCGGCATTTGGCCGCTCCAAGACCCGCCCACGGTTGGACGAAACCTCCAAATGGGTGCAAAGCAAAGGCAACAGCCGCTATGCCATCAGCAAATACCTAAGCGAGCAAGAGGTGTGGCGTGCCCATGCCGAAGGGTTGCCGGTAGCCATTGTGAACCCCGCCGTCATACTCGGAAGCGGCTTTTGGGAGGCGGGGTCGCCGCGATTTTTCAGCCAGATAGACAAAGGGCTGAAATTCTGGCCAGTAGGCAGGGGAGGCTTCGTGGATGTGCGCGATGTGGCTCAATTCATGCTCCTCCTGCTCGAAAGCGATATTTCGGGCGAACGCTACATCCTCAATGCCCACAACGCGTCCTTCCGCGAGCTCTTTGAGATGATTGCCAACGCCTTGGGCACCAAGCCTCCCCCTATCAAAGTGACACCCCTCCTCGCAGAGGTGGCTTGGCGGGTGGAATGGCTGAAAGAGAAATTGCTGGGCGCGGAACCTGTCGTCACCAAAGAAAGTGCGCGTAGCAGCGTATCGAGCTTTTACTACGACAATGCCAAATCGCGCTCCGTTTTTGGCTTCCAATACCGCCCCTTGGAGCAGACGGTGCAGGAAGTGGCGGCACAATTTCTGGAAGCTAAGAAAGAGGGCATGAAGGCAAAAGTGCTGGCGCTTTGA
- a CDS encoding cytochrome c, whose translation MHTRNPHILLLSIAALFVACGSAEEQINRRASAAQAANNAPALTPDGMAIFRQYCVLCHGADGKLGLNGAKDLTATTLTLEERINIIAYGKKLMTPFNEILTPEEIKAVAEYTQTLVSKQ comes from the coding sequence ATGCATACGCGCAACCCACACATCCTGCTCCTGAGCATCGCCGCCCTATTCGTTGCCTGTGGCTCAGCCGAAGAACAAATCAACCGCCGCGCCAGCGCCGCTCAGGCAGCCAACAACGCCCCTGCCCTCACACCCGATGGCATGGCCATCTTTCGCCAATACTGCGTCCTCTGCCACGGAGCCGACGGCAAGCTCGGACTCAACGGCGCCAAAGACCTCACCGCCACCACCCTGACGCTCGAAGAACGCATCAACATCATCGCTTACGGCAAAAAATTGATGACGCCTTTCAATGAAATACTCACACCGGAGGAAATAAAAGCAGTGGCCGAGTACACGCAAACATTAGTTAGCAAGCAATGA
- the can gene encoding carbonate dehydratase, with product MNTYDRLLLENKAWAKEKVVEDPQFFERLVNVQRPEFLWIGCSDSRVPPDQITQTQPGEIFIHRNIANLVVHTDLNMLSVLQYAVEVLEVKHVIVCGHYGCGGVKAALSRHSYGIINKWLRNIKDVYRLNAAEIDALSTEDEQVNRLIELNIQSQVLNLAETSIVQTAWKRHNRPHLHGWVYDLHDGLIRTLMDMPANTPLPYPIYQFDNLV from the coding sequence ATGAACACTTACGATCGCTTACTCCTCGAAAACAAAGCATGGGCAAAAGAAAAAGTAGTGGAAGACCCTCAGTTCTTCGAACGCTTGGTCAATGTGCAACGGCCTGAATTTCTCTGGATTGGTTGTTCGGACAGCCGAGTGCCACCCGACCAAATCACCCAAACCCAGCCGGGCGAGATTTTTATCCACCGCAACATCGCCAACTTGGTCGTTCATACCGACCTCAATATGCTCAGCGTGTTGCAGTATGCGGTGGAAGTGCTGGAAGTGAAACACGTCATCGTGTGCGGCCACTACGGATGCGGCGGCGTGAAGGCGGCGTTGTCGCGCCATTCCTATGGCATCATCAACAAATGGCTGCGCAATATCAAGGACGTGTACCGTCTGAACGCCGCGGAAATCGATGCCCTCAGCACCGAAGATGAGCAGGTCAATCGCCTCATCGAGCTGAACATCCAGAGCCAAGTGCTCAACCTTGCAGAGACCTCCATCGTGCAGACCGCGTGGAAAAGACACAATCGCCCCCATTTGCATGGCTGGGTCTATGACCTCCACGACGGCCTCATCAGGACTTTGATGGACATGCCAGCCAATACGCCGCTGCCCTATCCAATCTACCAGTTCGACAACTTGGTGTAA
- a CDS encoding SulP family inorganic anion transporter, translated as MTPKFENLTSNLRYDAPAALVVFLVALPLCLGIALASGVPLFAGILTGVIGGVVVGLISRSPLSVSGPAAGLTVIVLGAVEKLPTFEAFLLAVMLAGALQILLSVLKAGVIGDFIPSAVIKGMLAAIGLILILKQIPHALGYDRDPEGDLAFVQSDGGNTFSTLLKMFDNISPGAVIISSISLAFLFWWEGASLRKRVQWFQYLPGPLLVVAFGILANIFFKANFPALAISDSHLVSIPVAESFGEFFKQFHFPDFTQIGNRDVWTSAVTIGLVASIETLLCIEAVDKLDPLKRISPTNRELFAQGIGNMTAGLIGGMPLTSVIVRSSANVSSGGRTRMSTILHGVLLALCVIAIPGLLNKIPLAALAAVLISVGYKLTQPRIFVDKYQKGWAHLIPFVVTIVAILLTDLLIGIAIGLFVAGAFILYNNFHSAIIHIKEGNKHLIRFKKDLSFLHRHELKRVLKSLTEGSDVVIDVSRTGFIDLDNIEIINDFIQTAHFKNINVSVHRLSGQATQIINTSET; from the coding sequence ATGACACCCAAGTTTGAAAATCTTACTTCCAACCTTCGTTACGACGCTCCGGCTGCACTCGTTGTTTTTTTGGTGGCCTTGCCGCTTTGCTTGGGCATAGCGTTGGCCTCTGGGGTGCCGCTTTTCGCAGGCATTCTTACGGGGGTGATAGGCGGGGTAGTGGTGGGGCTTATCAGCCGTTCGCCTTTGAGCGTGAGTGGCCCGGCGGCAGGCCTGACGGTCATCGTGCTGGGCGCGGTGGAGAAATTGCCCACGTTTGAGGCTTTTTTGTTGGCGGTGATGCTCGCGGGAGCCTTGCAAATCCTATTGAGCGTGTTAAAAGCGGGTGTTATTGGAGATTTCATTCCGTCCGCCGTCATCAAAGGAATGCTCGCGGCCATCGGGTTGATTTTGATTTTGAAACAAATCCCGCATGCCTTAGGCTACGACCGCGACCCCGAAGGGGATTTGGCATTTGTGCAAAGTGATGGCGGCAACACTTTTTCCACGTTGCTGAAAATGTTCGATAACATCTCTCCGGGAGCGGTCATCATATCTTCTATCTCTCTGGCTTTTCTGTTTTGGTGGGAAGGGGCGTCCCTGCGCAAAAGGGTTCAGTGGTTTCAGTACCTTCCGGGGCCTTTGCTTGTGGTCGCTTTTGGCATTTTAGCCAACATCTTTTTCAAGGCCAACTTCCCAGCGCTCGCCATTTCAGATAGTCATTTGGTCTCCATCCCCGTCGCTGAGTCGTTTGGCGAGTTTTTCAAACAGTTCCATTTCCCGGATTTCACCCAAATTGGGAACAGGGACGTTTGGACCTCAGCGGTGACCATTGGTTTGGTAGCGAGCATCGAGACATTGCTGTGCATAGAGGCCGTGGACAAACTCGACCCGCTCAAGCGCATCTCGCCAACCAACCGCGAGCTCTTTGCGCAAGGCATTGGCAACATGACGGCTGGCCTCATAGGCGGAATGCCCCTGACTTCGGTCATCGTGCGCAGCTCGGCGAACGTCAGTTCGGGCGGACGCACCCGAATGTCCACGATACTTCACGGAGTCTTGCTGGCGCTCTGTGTGATAGCCATTCCGGGTCTGCTCAATAAAATCCCATTGGCAGCTTTGGCTGCCGTGCTCATCTCGGTTGGCTACAAATTGACCCAACCTCGTATTTTTGTGGATAAGTACCAAAAAGGCTGGGCGCATTTGATACCCTTTGTGGTCACTATTGTCGCTATCTTGCTCACTGACCTCTTGATTGGAATTGCGATAGGGCTGTTCGTGGCCGGAGCGTTCATCCTATACAATAACTTTCACTCGGCCATCATTCATATCAAAGAGGGCAACAAACACTTGATTCGGTTCAAAAAGGATTTGTCCTTTTTGCACCGGCACGAACTCAAAAGAGTGTTGAAAAGCCTCACGGAAGGCAGCGACGTGGTGATTGATGTCAGCCGGACGGGTTTCATTGACCTCGACAATATCGAAATCATCAACGATTTTATCCAAACAGCGCATTTCAAGAATATCAACGTATCAGTACATCGCCTCAGCGGCCAAGCAACACAAATCATAAATACTTCTGAAACATGA
- a CDS encoding glycosyltransferase, giving the protein MLEKVKLSIVIPTKNEGKYIGQTIGQFEPYLEKYNLEIIISDADSRDDTAAEVQRWQAKCGERVRLVTGPAKQNIAIGRNLGAAQAKGELLFHTDADVRIPNKDRFFQTVFARFDQSAIVAATVPIWVYPEESGLPDKLYHILMNSVIRLSFMVGVYLAKGECQLVRRSVFEKINGYNETIVAGEDCNLFYRLHKEGRIGYFYRLSVHHSPRRFREYGYLRLSLIYLREGLSLLFLRKSYMKEWTPVR; this is encoded by the coding sequence ATGTTGGAAAAAGTAAAACTGAGCATCGTCATCCCGACCAAAAACGAGGGCAAGTACATTGGCCAAACCATCGGCCAGTTCGAGCCTTATCTCGAAAAGTACAACCTCGAAATCATCATTTCGGATGCAGACAGCCGGGACGACACGGCAGCGGAAGTGCAGCGTTGGCAGGCAAAATGCGGCGAGCGGGTGCGCCTCGTGACGGGGCCAGCCAAACAAAACATCGCCATCGGGCGCAATCTTGGCGCAGCGCAAGCCAAAGGCGAACTGCTCTTTCACACGGATGCCGATGTGCGCATTCCCAACAAAGACAGGTTTTTTCAAACGGTTTTTGCAAGGTTCGACCAATCCGCCATCGTCGCCGCCACCGTGCCGATATGGGTCTACCCAGAAGAATCGGGGCTGCCGGACAAATTGTACCACATCCTGATGAACTCTGTGATTCGCCTGTCATTCATGGTCGGGGTTTATCTGGCCAAAGGCGAATGTCAGTTGGTGCGGCGCTCGGTGTTTGAAAAAATCAACGGCTACAACGAGACCATTGTGGCAGGGGAAGACTGCAATTTGTTTTACCGATTGCACAAAGAAGGGCGCATCGGGTATTTTTACAGGCTGTCGGTGCATCATTCGCCGCGCCGTTTTCGGGAGTACGGCTACCTGCGCCTGAGTTTGATTTATCTTAGGGAAGGGCTTTCTTTGCTTTTTTTGAGAAAGTCATACATGAAAGAATGGACACCTGTGCGGTGA
- the gcvH gene encoding glycine cleavage system protein GcvH codes for MNFPDKFRYTEDHEWVHLEGGNVALVGITDYAQSELGELVYIEVETVGEIVDAHQVFGTVEAVKTTSDLFMPVKGKVVEFNEQVDDARGGNPAIINEDPYGKGWIVKIEVSNPSDLDALMTASAYKAHVGQ; via the coding sequence ATGAATTTCCCAGACAAATTCAGATACACCGAAGACCACGAATGGGTTCACCTCGAAGGGGGCAACGTCGCATTGGTAGGCATCACCGACTATGCGCAAAGCGAATTGGGCGAATTGGTTTACATCGAAGTGGAAACCGTCGGAGAAATCGTGGATGCCCACCAAGTATTTGGCACCGTGGAAGCCGTGAAAACCACCAGCGACCTGTTCATGCCAGTAAAAGGAAAGGTAGTGGAGTTCAATGAACAGGTTGACGATGCCCGCGGCGGCAATCCTGCGATCATCAACGAAGACCCTTACGGCAAGGGCTGGATAGTCAAAATAGAGGTTTCCAACCCCTCCGACCTTGACGCACTGATGACCGCCTCCGCCTACAAGGCGCACGTCGGTCAATAA
- a CDS encoding aminopeptidase P family protein, with product MKYKALSPDLFQHNRKRFTREMKPGAIAVFNSNDQMPRSGDQFFPFRQNAGLYWLSGIDQEETMLLLFPDCPKDEHKEVLLIRRTNEHLAVWEGHKYTKEEAQQASGIEKVYFLDEAEQVVNEMILLADSIYLNLNENDRYLSPVETRDLRYAKYIRDRYPAHTIHRSQPILKKLQTVKSQWEVDAIQHCIDITGKAFRRVLEFARPGVWEYEIEAEIIHEFIRNGATGHAYTPIIGSGKNACVLHYIENNQQCKDGEVVLMDFGCEYANYNADLTRSIPVNGQFTDRQRAVYNAVHRVMKEAKTMLVPGNTLEEYHKEVGKIMESELLGLGLISREDIEKQEKDKPAYKKYFMHGTSHHLGLDVHDLMHRYEPFRAGMVFTCEPGIYIPDESLGIRLENNILITDNGPVDLFENIPIELEEIEELMNASVLG from the coding sequence ATGAAATACAAAGCGCTCAGCCCTGACCTCTTCCAACACAATCGCAAACGCTTCACCCGCGAGATGAAACCAGGCGCTATCGCCGTTTTCAACTCGAACGACCAAATGCCCCGCTCTGGCGACCAATTTTTCCCGTTTCGCCAAAACGCGGGGCTATACTGGCTTTCTGGCATTGACCAAGAAGAAACCATGCTCCTTCTCTTCCCAGATTGCCCCAAAGATGAGCACAAAGAGGTGCTGCTCATCCGCCGCACCAATGAGCACCTCGCCGTGTGGGAAGGCCACAAGTATACCAAGGAAGAGGCGCAACAGGCTTCGGGCATCGAAAAGGTATATTTCCTCGACGAGGCCGAACAGGTCGTGAACGAGATGATATTGCTCGCAGACAGCATCTACCTGAATCTCAACGAAAACGACCGGTATCTCTCGCCAGTGGAGACCCGCGATTTGCGCTACGCCAAATATATCCGCGACCGCTACCCGGCACACACCATTCACCGCTCTCAGCCTATCCTGAAAAAACTCCAGACGGTGAAAAGCCAGTGGGAGGTGGATGCCATTCAGCACTGCATTGACATCACGGGCAAGGCATTTCGCCGTGTGCTCGAATTCGCCCGGCCCGGCGTGTGGGAATATGAGATAGAGGCGGAAATCATCCATGAGTTCATCCGCAATGGTGCCACCGGGCACGCCTACACGCCTATCATCGGGTCGGGGAAGAACGCTTGCGTGTTGCACTACATCGAGAACAATCAGCAGTGTAAGGACGGCGAAGTGGTGCTCATGGACTTTGGTTGCGAATACGCCAATTACAATGCGGACCTCACGCGCTCTATCCCGGTGAATGGTCAGTTCACCGACCGCCAGCGTGCCGTCTATAACGCCGTGCACCGTGTGATGAAAGAGGCCAAGACCATGCTCGTGCCGGGCAACACGCTGGAGGAATATCACAAAGAGGTGGGCAAAATCATGGAAAGCGAGTTGCTTGGGCTTGGGCTTATCAGCCGCGAAGACATTGAGAAGCAGGAAAAAGACAAGCCTGCCTACAAAAAATACTTCATGCACGGCACAAGCCATCATCTCGGTCTTGATGTGCACGACCTTATGCATCGCTATGAGCCATTCCGCGCCGGCATGGTGTTCACCTGCGAGCCGGGCATTTACATTCCTGACGAGAGCCTCGGCATCCGCCTCGAAAACAACATCCTCATCACCGACAATGGCCCGGTGGATTTGTTTGAGAACATTCCTATCGAGTTGGAAGAAATCGAAGAATTGATGAACGCGAGCGTGCTCGGTTGA
- the rpoN gene encoding RNA polymerase factor sigma-54: MASNYGPKQTLTQKLQQKLSPQQIQLMKLLQIPTATLEQRIQEELEVNPALEEGDETADLTEGMSEMDLADADLSYYEREQKSESGENGSDAETNDGDASSDAELLDEIDRDTSEDYADEEEAVSLRDDDVELDDYLMDFIEDDPATYKTRDEGRGGDEEEKTVPLAFENTFHEYLEQQLGLLDLDDERERAIAMQIIGSIDDDGYLRRETSAMVDDLLFSQNISTHEKEINRILTKIQQFDPPGTGARDLRECLLLQLHHRLRQDEDSLSYEEKLAVQIAIRIIDHFFDEFTKKHYQKLCRQLNIDEEDLKCAVDEILKLNPKPASGFATRGDRALNYVVPDFLVNNRDGELELTLNARNAPDLRINDQYRDMLKAFHAGRNGRRPTKKEKEAVLFIKQKIDSAKWFIDAIKQRQQTMMLTMGAILKHQYDYFLTGDQKKLRPMILKDIADTTGLDISTVSRVANSKYVQTEFGTKRLKDFFSESLSTQDGEEVSTLEVKKILTDIIGEENKRRPLSDEKLKSMLMKKGYNIARRTVAKYREQLNIPVARLRKGL; encoded by the coding sequence ATGGCATCTAACTACGGACCAAAACAGACCCTCACCCAAAAACTTCAGCAAAAACTCTCGCCCCAGCAGATTCAACTGATGAAGCTGCTACAAATCCCAACGGCCACACTCGAGCAGCGCATCCAAGAAGAACTGGAAGTCAACCCCGCGCTCGAAGAAGGCGACGAAACCGCCGACCTCACCGAGGGAATGTCAGAGATGGACCTCGCCGACGCCGATTTGAGCTACTACGAACGCGAACAAAAATCCGAATCGGGCGAAAACGGGTCTGATGCCGAAACCAACGACGGCGATGCCTCGAGCGACGCGGAATTGCTCGACGAAATAGACCGCGACACCTCGGAAGACTATGCCGATGAAGAAGAAGCCGTCAGCCTTCGCGACGACGACGTGGAGCTTGATGACTATCTCATGGACTTCATAGAAGACGACCCGGCCACCTACAAAACCCGCGACGAAGGACGAGGTGGCGACGAGGAGGAGAAAACAGTGCCGCTCGCCTTTGAAAACACATTCCACGAATATCTCGAACAACAACTCGGCCTGCTCGACCTCGACGACGAGCGCGAACGCGCCATCGCCATGCAAATCATCGGCTCCATTGACGACGACGGCTACCTGCGCCGCGAGACCTCTGCCATGGTGGACGATTTGCTCTTTAGCCAAAACATATCCACCCACGAGAAAGAAATCAATCGAATCCTCACCAAAATACAACAGTTCGACCCGCCCGGCACAGGTGCCCGCGACTTGCGTGAGTGTTTGTTGCTCCAACTCCACCACCGCCTTCGCCAAGATGAGGACAGCTTATCGTACGAAGAAAAACTGGCCGTCCAAATCGCCATTCGCATCATTGACCACTTCTTCGACGAGTTCACCAAAAAGCACTACCAGAAGCTCTGCCGCCAGCTCAACATTGACGAGGAAGACCTCAAATGCGCGGTGGATGAAATACTGAAACTCAATCCCAAACCTGCCAGCGGGTTTGCTACCCGCGGCGACCGGGCGCTCAACTATGTGGTGCCAGACTTTCTCGTGAACAACCGCGACGGCGAGCTCGAGCTCACCCTCAATGCCCGCAACGCGCCCGACCTCCGTATCAACGACCAATACCGCGACATGCTCAAAGCATTCCACGCGGGCCGAAACGGTCGCCGCCCGACGAAGAAGGAAAAGGAAGCCGTCTTGTTCATCAAGCAAAAAATTGATAGCGCCAAATGGTTCATTGATGCCATCAAGCAGCGCCAACAAACCATGATGCTCACGATGGGGGCCATTCTCAAACACCAATACGATTACTTCCTCACAGGCGACCAGAAGAAGCTCCGCCCCATGATTCTGAAAGACATCGCCGACACGACCGGATTGGACATCTCGACCGTGAGCCGGGTAGCCAACTCAAAATATGTCCAAACCGAATTTGGCACCAAGCGCCTCAAAGACTTTTTCTCCGAAAGCCTGAGCACCCAAGACGGCGAGGAGGTCTCTACTTTGGAAGTGAAAAAAATCCTTACCGACATCATCGGGGAGGAAAACAAGCGCCGCCCGCTTTCCGATGAAAAGCTCAAATCCATGTTGATGAAAAAAGGCTACAACATCGCTCGGCGCACCGTGGCGAAATACCGGGAACAACTGAACATCCCGGTGGCACGCTTGAGAAAAGGACTTTGA
- a CDS encoding DUF547 domain-containing protein has translation MHSKTFATTLWLCLAALALQSQTAPSHAGLDSLLQKHVSETGRVNYKTLKADKDALAAYCQTLSDHPVQDSWAREEKLAYWLNAYNAFTLKLVVDNYPTKSIMNFDGGKTWDVKRIKLGDKKYSLNNIENDIIRPQFKDPRIHFAVNCAAKSCPPLWNRAYTAENLDSALDARARAFINDTNYNTLSDSKASVSKIFEWYASDFGDLKKYLNQYATTRLKGSAVVTFKEYDWGLNE, from the coding sequence ATGCACTCAAAAACATTTGCAACCACCTTGTGGCTATGCTTAGCTGCCCTTGCGCTTCAATCCCAAACGGCCCCCTCCCATGCGGGTCTCGACTCACTCTTGCAAAAACACGTCTCCGAAACAGGACGGGTAAACTACAAAACCTTGAAGGCAGACAAAGACGCGCTGGCTGCTTATTGCCAGACCCTAAGCGACCACCCCGTGCAAGACTCATGGGCACGCGAGGAAAAATTGGCTTACTGGCTCAACGCCTACAACGCCTTCACCCTCAAACTCGTCGTGGACAACTACCCCACCAAGAGCATCATGAACTTCGACGGCGGCAAAACATGGGACGTGAAACGCATCAAACTCGGCGACAAAAAATACAGCCTCAACAACATCGAAAACGACATCATCCGCCCGCAGTTCAAAGACCCACGCATCCATTTTGCCGTCAATTGCGCCGCCAAATCGTGCCCCCCGCTTTGGAATCGCGCCTACACTGCCGAAAACCTCGACTCCGCACTCGATGCCCGCGCGCGTGCTTTCATCAACGACACGAATTACAACACCCTCTCTGACTCCAAAGCCTCGGTCAGCAAGATTTTCGAGTGGTATGCCTCCGACTTTGGAGACCTCAAGAAATACCTGAATCAATACGCGACTACCCGGTTGAAAGGCAGCGCTGTGGTCACGTTCAAAGAGTACGATTGGGGCCTGAACGAGTGA
- the gldA gene encoding gliding motility-associated ABC transporter ATP-binding subunit GldA — protein MSVKITHLLKIYDTQRAVDDVSFEARKGEVLGFLGPNGAGKTTTMKIITGYLPQTGGKAEVCGFDVSEQPMEARACVGYLPEHNPLYRDMYVREYLAFTAGLHRVANPRQRVDEMVERTGLTSHRHKQIGELSKGYRQRVGLAQAMLHDPEVLILDEPTSGLDPNQIIEIRQLIKDLGKEKTVILSTHILAEVEAVCDRAIIINKGKLVADAPIHELKQQFTGQTIVTVEFAESADKSLLSKIKNVQTVKRLGNNQWQLTAPADKDIRADIFAFAVSNQLTLLELRKDTYSVEEVFQQLTK, from the coding sequence ATGTCCGTCAAAATCACTCACCTCCTGAAAATATACGACACCCAGCGCGCTGTGGACGACGTGTCGTTTGAAGCGCGAAAGGGCGAAGTGCTCGGTTTTCTCGGCCCCAATGGCGCGGGCAAGACGACCACCATGAAAATCATAACAGGCTATTTGCCGCAGACCGGCGGAAAGGCGGAGGTGTGCGGCTTCGACGTGAGCGAGCAACCTATGGAAGCCCGCGCCTGCGTCGGTTATTTGCCTGAGCACAATCCGCTATACCGCGATATGTACGTGCGCGAATATCTGGCATTCACGGCAGGGCTTCATCGGGTGGCGAATCCTCGTCAGCGCGTGGATGAAATGGTGGAGCGCACCGGGCTCACCAGCCACCGCCACAAGCAAATCGGTGAGCTTTCCAAGGGCTATCGCCAGCGAGTGGGTCTGGCTCAAGCGATGCTCCATGACCCGGAGGTGCTTATTCTCGACGAGCCTACGAGCGGTCTCGACCCGAACCAAATTATCGAGATTCGGCAGCTAATCAAGGATTTGGGAAAGGAGAAAACGGTAATTCTCAGCACTCACATCCTTGCAGAGGTAGAGGCCGTGTGCGACCGAGCCATCATCATCAACAAGGGCAAATTGGTGGCCGACGCGCCAATTCATGAGCTGAAACAACAGTTCACGGGGCAAACGATTGTCACGGTGGAGTTTGCCGAAAGCGCAGACAAAAGCCTGCTGTCGAAAATCAAAAACGTGCAGACGGTGAAGCGCCTTGGCAACAACCAGTGGCAACTCACGGCTCCTGCCGACAAGGATATTCGGGCCGACATCTTTGCCTTTGCGGTAAGCAACCAACTGACTTTGTTGGAATTGAGAAAGGATACTTACTCGGTGGAGGAAGTTTTCCAGCAACTGACGAAATAA
- the gldF gene encoding gliding motility-associated ABC transporter permease subunit GldF codes for MFSIFRKEINTFFSSLIGYIVIGVFLVLMGLVMWVFPEFSVLDNNYANLDTLFGIAPMVFMFLIPAVTMRTFAEEKQTGTIELLVTRPITDWQIVGGKFFACFVLVAFALVPTVLYYFTVYRLGAPPGNLDSGGILGSYIGLLFLAAAFVAIGIFASSLTNNQIVAFVLATFLCFFVYLAFDFLSRLPVFFGKTDDIVQAIGIEYHYKSVSRGVLDTRDVVYFLSVIALFLAATVLSLGRRRW; via the coding sequence ATGTTTTCGATTTTTCGCAAAGAAATAAACACCTTTTTCTCTTCTCTCATCGGCTACATCGTCATTGGGGTGTTTCTCGTGCTGATGGGGCTTGTCATGTGGGTGTTTCCGGAATTTAGTGTGCTGGACAACAACTACGCGAACCTTGACACGCTGTTTGGCATCGCGCCGATGGTGTTCATGTTTCTCATTCCCGCGGTCACGATGCGGACGTTCGCCGAGGAGAAACAAACGGGCACGATTGAGCTTTTGGTGACGCGCCCCATCACTGATTGGCAGATTGTGGGTGGCAAATTTTTTGCCTGCTTTGTCTTGGTGGCTTTTGCATTGGTGCCAACGGTTCTCTATTATTTCACGGTGTATCGGCTCGGTGCGCCACCGGGCAACTTGGACTCTGGGGGCATACTTGGCTCCTACATTGGCCTGTTGTTTCTTGCCGCCGCTTTTGTGGCCATCGGCATATTTGCCAGCTCGCTCACCAACAATCAGATAGTGGCTTTTGTGCTTGCCACGTTCCTATGCTTCTTTGTCTATCTTGCTTTTGATTTTCTCAGCAGGCTTCCTGTCTTCTTCGGGAAAACCGACGACATTGTGCAGGCCATCGGCATCGAATACCATTACAAATCGGTGAGTCGCGGGGTGCTCGACACCCGCGATGTGGTCTATTTCCTGTCGGTGATTGCGCTGTTTCTTGCCGCCACGGTGCTGTCGTTGGGGCGGCGCAGGTGGTGA